A stretch of the Malus domestica chromosome 08, GDT2T_hap1 genome encodes the following:
- the LOC103411048 gene encoding uncharacterized protein: protein MSENLKHPLELDSISSSQSPQRPPKVSKTADDLSDGDQESQQPQRMSQQARIQRYLLAIEYIGTRFSGSQQQSNCRTVVGVLEEAFRKFIGQPVSIFCSSRTDAGVHALSNVCHVDVNRISKRKPAEVLEPHEPSVVKRAVNHFLQKNEGDVMVIDVQSVPADFHARYKAQERTYFYRLLFGPEPLPTFEKDRAWHVPNELDLCAMQEACKVLVGHHDFSSFRAAGCQAKSPIRTLDELNVSEVVSSPYFPSIMERKQNNLVEEDPHAHANKSETDTSSSFNGGLGFGVRKKHRCFVVTARARSFLYHQVRLLVGVLKCVGTGDLRIPDVERILNAKTVTAASPMAPACGLYLGQVKYDLP from the exons ATGTCAGAAAATCTTAAGCACCCACTCGAACTAGATAGCATCAGTAGCTCCCAATCTCCCCAAAGGCCTCCAAAGGTCTCCAAAACCGCCGACGATCTCAGCGACGGGGATCAGGAATCACAGCAACCTCAACGGATGAGCCAACAGGCTCGAATCCAGCGGTATCTACTGGCAATCGAGTACATTGGTACTCGCTTTTCGGGCTCGCAGCAGCAGTCCAATTGCCGCACAGTTGTTGGAGTCCTTGAG GAGGCATTTCGTAAATTTATTGGCCAGCCGGTTTCAATTTTCTGTTCCAGTCGAACT GATGCAGGAGTTCATGCCTTGTCGAATGTTTGTCATGTAGATGTCAATCGCATAAGCAAAAGGAAGCCTGCTGAAGTG TTAGAACCCCATGAACCTTCAGTTGTCAAAAGAGCTGTGAATCATTTCTTACAG AAGAATGAAGGTGATGTAATGGTGATAGATGTTCAAAGTGTTCCAGCTGATTTTCATGCTCGATATAAAGCCCAAGAGCGCAC GTATTTCTACCGTCTTCTGTTTGGACCAGAGCCTTTGCCAACCTTTGAAAAAGACCGCGCATGGCATGTACCCAACGAGCTGGATCTTTGTGCTATGCAG GAAGCATGCAAAGTTTTGGTTGGACATCATGATTTTAGTTCCTTTAGGGCAGCGGGTTGTCAG GCAAAATCGCCGATCAGAACGTTGGATGAACTTAATGTTTCTGAGGTAGTGTCAAGTCCTTATTTTCCATCAATAATGGAgaggaaacaaaacaatttaGTGGAGGAAGATCCTCATGCCCACGCTAACAAATCTGAGACCGATACATCCTCTAGTTTCAATGGAGGACTAGGATTTGGCGTGAGAAAAAAGCACCGTTGCTTTGTGGTAACTGCACGAGCACGTTCTTTTCTGTACCACCAG GTTAGACTGCTTGTTGGTGTACTCAAATGCGTTGGCACCGGAGATTTAAGAATACCTGATG TTGAGAGGATCTTGAATGCAAAGACGGTGACTGCTGCTAGTCCCATGGCGCCTGCTTGTGGTCTGTACCTTGGACAAGTGAAGTACGATTTGCCATGA
- the LOC103421395 gene encoding cyclic nucleotide-gated ion channel 1-like isoform X1, with translation MNLVHSPLFCVPIQDLESRHIIPASIHFRSSIFGSSRITAGSQNNSIGRQLTNYFRTDGGRSRSSTKTGKGATVKEILDPRGRFGVIWSKMFVISCAIAVSLDPFFFYIPVVVEEKKCIRKDTSLRTVALLLRSLTDMTFMIHILHEVRVTSTNTTAVAISILVDFLAILPIPQVAILLFFLDLNGFEYFYKRSKILNAFLLLQYLPKVYRIHLTSKKLKPNTGKWAKGAFNFFLYILASHITGAFWYFYSIQREISCWHRACMHHPTTPACMSTYLCDGATTTTSRNISFLGEKCPTNPTNATLFDFGMFSSALESGTTRSMNIPPKIIYSIWWALRNLSSFGQNLQTSTYAWENGLAILICVMGLLLFLHLLGNVQTFIQLATMKSEEKRLNSVLSMKTQRKRVDIHMWMDKNGIRDKHMKTGIMKNIEQILKGNKDVDMEHLFSMLQWRVRKSIKHHLCMDTIKKVPLLHNLDEQVLQAVCGNLKQVMYAEDSFIVREGEPLDKMLFITQGIAWIYSSSSSNTGGNGCLQKSDFYGEQLLSWAIKSSSFSDIPISTRTVKSHTKVEAFALIAVDVKCVVSRLWWHFSKEMSNSEDPRPEQWELLAASSIQATWRSRQARKVGRL, from the exons atgaacttggtccactcacctttgttttgcgtccccattcaggacttagaatcaaggcacaTAATCCCGGCGTCAATACACTTCCGCAGCAGCATCTTCGGATCTTCTCGAAT CACTGCAGGTTCTCAAAATAACAGCATCGGGAGACAATTAACTAATTACTTTAGAACAGATGGAGGACGTTCACGTTCATCAACCAAGACGGGAAAAGGGGCAACCGTGAAGGAAATTCTTGATCCACGGGGGCGCTTCGGCGTAATATGGTCTAAGATGTTTGTGATTTCATGTGCGATTGCAGTCTCGCTCGATCCTTTCTTCTTTTACATTCCGGTCGTTGTTGAGGAGAAGAAATGCATACGGAAGGACACGAGTTTGAGGACTGTAGCTCTCCTCTTACGTTCACTCACGGATATGACTTTCATGATACATATTTTACATGAAGTTCGTGTTACTAGTACCAACACTACTGCTGTGGCCATCTCCATCTTAGTTGACTTTCTCGCCATTCTTCCCATCCCACAG GTGGCAATATTGTTGTTCTTTCTAGATCTGAATGGCTTTGAGTATTTTTACAAAAGGAGTAAGATTTTGAATGCGTTTCTTCTCCTTCAATATCTACCAAAGGTGTATCGGATTCACTTGACCTCTAAGAAACTTAAGCCAAACACTGGAAAATGGGCTAAAGGGGCATTCAATTTCTTTCTCTACATTCTTGCTAGTCAT ATAACAGGAGCCTTTTGGTACTTCTATTCTATTCAACGAGAGATATCATGTTGGCATCGTGCTTGTATGCATCATCCTACAACTCCAGCATGCATGTCTACATATTTATGTGATGGTGCCACTACTACAACTTCAAGAAATATCTCCTTCCTTGGTGAAAAGTGTCCTACCAATCCAACAAATGCAACCCTATTTGATTTTGGAATGTTTAGTAGTGCCCTCGAGTCTGGTACCACGCGGTCAATGAACATTCCACCAAAGATCATTTACTCTATTTGGTGGGCTCTGCGAAATTTAAG TTCTTTTGGTCAGAATCTTCAAACGAGTACTTATGCGTGGGAAAACGGACTTGCAATTCTTATTTGTGTCATGGGTTTGCTACTGTTTCTACACCTTCTTGGGAATGTGCAG ACATTCATTCAGTTGGCAACTATGAAATCAGAGGAAAAAAGACTAAATTCAGTGTTATCTATGAAGACGCAAAGGAAAAGGGTAGATATACATATGTGGATGGACAAAAATGGTATCCGTGATAAGCATATGAAGACAGGAATCATGAAAAACATAGAACAAATATTGAAAGGAAACAAAGATGTTGATATGGAGCACTTATTCTCTATGCTACAATGGCGTGTCAGAAAATCCATAAAGCACCATCTCTGCATGGATACGATTAAGAAA GTTCCTTTGCTTCATAATTTGGATGAACAAGTATTGCAAGCAGTATGTGGGAACCTTAAGCAAGTAATGTATGCCGAGGATAGTTTTATTGTCCGAGAAGGGGAGCCACTTGATAAGATGTTATTCATCACACAAGGCATTGCATGGATCTACTCATCGTCGTCTAGCAACACTGGAGGCAATGGATGTCTTCAGAAAAGCGACTTCTATGGCGAACAACTTCTAAGTTGGGCAATAAAATCCTCCTCGTTTTCTGATATTCCCATCTCGACCAGAACTGTTAAGTCCCACACCAAAGTTGAAGCCTTTGCTCTCATTGCCGTCGACGTGAAGTGTGTAGTCTCTAGACTCTGGTGGCATTTCAGCAAGGAGATGTCCAACTCGGAGGATCCTAGGCCGGAGCAATGGGAGCTCTTAGCAGCTTCTTCCATACAAGCGACTTGGCGCAGCCGTCAGGCAAGGAAAGTCGGAAGACTATAA
- the LOC103421395 gene encoding cyclic nucleotide-gated ion channel 1-like isoform X4, which translates to MNLVHSPLFCVPIQDLESRHIIPASIHFRSSIFGSSRITAGSQNNSIGRQLTNYFRTDGGRSRSSTKTGKGATVKEILDPRGRFGVIWSKMFVISCAIAVSLDPFFFYIPVVVEEKKCIRKDTSLRTVALLLRSLTDMTFMIHILHEVRVTSTNTTAVAISILVDFLAILPIPQVAILLFFLDLNGFEYFYKRSKILNAFLLLQYLPKVYRIHLTSKKLKPNTGKWAKGAFNFFLYILASHITGAFWYFYSIQREISCWHRACMHHPTTPACMSTYLCDGATTTTSRNISFLGEKCPTNPTNATLFDFGMFSSALESGTTRSMNIPPKIIYSIWWALRNLSSFGQNLQTSTYAWENGLAILICVMGLLLFLHLLGNVQVPLLHNLDEQVLQAVCGNLKQVMYAEDSFIVREGEPLDKMLFITQGIAWIYSSSSSNTGGNGCLQKSDFYGEQLLSWAIKSSSFSDIPISTRTVKSHTKVEAFALIAVDVKCVVSRLWWHFSKEMSNSEDPRPEQWELLAASSIQATWRSRQARKVGRL; encoded by the exons atgaacttggtccactcacctttgttttgcgtccccattcaggacttagaatcaaggcacaTAATCCCGGCGTCAATACACTTCCGCAGCAGCATCTTCGGATCTTCTCGAAT CACTGCAGGTTCTCAAAATAACAGCATCGGGAGACAATTAACTAATTACTTTAGAACAGATGGAGGACGTTCACGTTCATCAACCAAGACGGGAAAAGGGGCAACCGTGAAGGAAATTCTTGATCCACGGGGGCGCTTCGGCGTAATATGGTCTAAGATGTTTGTGATTTCATGTGCGATTGCAGTCTCGCTCGATCCTTTCTTCTTTTACATTCCGGTCGTTGTTGAGGAGAAGAAATGCATACGGAAGGACACGAGTTTGAGGACTGTAGCTCTCCTCTTACGTTCACTCACGGATATGACTTTCATGATACATATTTTACATGAAGTTCGTGTTACTAGTACCAACACTACTGCTGTGGCCATCTCCATCTTAGTTGACTTTCTCGCCATTCTTCCCATCCCACAG GTGGCAATATTGTTGTTCTTTCTAGATCTGAATGGCTTTGAGTATTTTTACAAAAGGAGTAAGATTTTGAATGCGTTTCTTCTCCTTCAATATCTACCAAAGGTGTATCGGATTCACTTGACCTCTAAGAAACTTAAGCCAAACACTGGAAAATGGGCTAAAGGGGCATTCAATTTCTTTCTCTACATTCTTGCTAGTCAT ATAACAGGAGCCTTTTGGTACTTCTATTCTATTCAACGAGAGATATCATGTTGGCATCGTGCTTGTATGCATCATCCTACAACTCCAGCATGCATGTCTACATATTTATGTGATGGTGCCACTACTACAACTTCAAGAAATATCTCCTTCCTTGGTGAAAAGTGTCCTACCAATCCAACAAATGCAACCCTATTTGATTTTGGAATGTTTAGTAGTGCCCTCGAGTCTGGTACCACGCGGTCAATGAACATTCCACCAAAGATCATTTACTCTATTTGGTGGGCTCTGCGAAATTTAAG TTCTTTTGGTCAGAATCTTCAAACGAGTACTTATGCGTGGGAAAACGGACTTGCAATTCTTATTTGTGTCATGGGTTTGCTACTGTTTCTACACCTTCTTGGGAATGTGCAG GTTCCTTTGCTTCATAATTTGGATGAACAAGTATTGCAAGCAGTATGTGGGAACCTTAAGCAAGTAATGTATGCCGAGGATAGTTTTATTGTCCGAGAAGGGGAGCCACTTGATAAGATGTTATTCATCACACAAGGCATTGCATGGATCTACTCATCGTCGTCTAGCAACACTGGAGGCAATGGATGTCTTCAGAAAAGCGACTTCTATGGCGAACAACTTCTAAGTTGGGCAATAAAATCCTCCTCGTTTTCTGATATTCCCATCTCGACCAGAACTGTTAAGTCCCACACCAAAGTTGAAGCCTTTGCTCTCATTGCCGTCGACGTGAAGTGTGTAGTCTCTAGACTCTGGTGGCATTTCAGCAAGGAGATGTCCAACTCGGAGGATCCTAGGCCGGAGCAATGGGAGCTCTTAGCAGCTTCTTCCATACAAGCGACTTGGCGCAGCCGTCAGGCAAGGAAAGTCGGAAGACTATAA
- the LOC103421395 gene encoding cyclic nucleotide-gated ion channel 1-like isoform X5 yields the protein MAAPTVALDIENWTRGTESTAGSQNNSIGRQLTNYFRTDGGRSRSSTKTGKGATVKEILDPRGRFGVIWSKMFVISCAIAVSLDPFFFYIPVVVEEKKCIRKDTSLRTVALLLRSLTDMTFMIHILHEVRVTSTNTTAVAISILVDFLAILPIPQVAILLFFLDLNGFEYFYKRSKILNAFLLLQYLPKVYRIHLTSKKLKPNTGKWAKGAFNFFLYILASHITGAFWYFYSIQREISCWHRACMHHPTTPACMSTYLCDGATTTTSRNISFLGEKCPTNPTNATLFDFGMFSSALESGTTRSMNIPPKIIYSIWWALRNLSSFGQNLQTSTYAWENGLAILICVMGLLLFLHLLGNVQVPLLHNLDEQVLQAVCGNLKQVMYAEDSFIVREGEPLDKMLFITQGIAWIYSSSSSNTGGNGCLQKSDFYGEQLLSWAIKSSSFSDIPISTRTVKSHTKVEAFALIAVDVKCVVSRLWWHFSKEMSNSEDPRPEQWELLAASSIQATWRSRQARKVGRL from the exons ATGGCTGCCCCCACAGTGGCTTTAGATATTGAGAACTGGACACGGGGAACTGAGAG CACTGCAGGTTCTCAAAATAACAGCATCGGGAGACAATTAACTAATTACTTTAGAACAGATGGAGGACGTTCACGTTCATCAACCAAGACGGGAAAAGGGGCAACCGTGAAGGAAATTCTTGATCCACGGGGGCGCTTCGGCGTAATATGGTCTAAGATGTTTGTGATTTCATGTGCGATTGCAGTCTCGCTCGATCCTTTCTTCTTTTACATTCCGGTCGTTGTTGAGGAGAAGAAATGCATACGGAAGGACACGAGTTTGAGGACTGTAGCTCTCCTCTTACGTTCACTCACGGATATGACTTTCATGATACATATTTTACATGAAGTTCGTGTTACTAGTACCAACACTACTGCTGTGGCCATCTCCATCTTAGTTGACTTTCTCGCCATTCTTCCCATCCCACAG GTGGCAATATTGTTGTTCTTTCTAGATCTGAATGGCTTTGAGTATTTTTACAAAAGGAGTAAGATTTTGAATGCGTTTCTTCTCCTTCAATATCTACCAAAGGTGTATCGGATTCACTTGACCTCTAAGAAACTTAAGCCAAACACTGGAAAATGGGCTAAAGGGGCATTCAATTTCTTTCTCTACATTCTTGCTAGTCAT ATAACAGGAGCCTTTTGGTACTTCTATTCTATTCAACGAGAGATATCATGTTGGCATCGTGCTTGTATGCATCATCCTACAACTCCAGCATGCATGTCTACATATTTATGTGATGGTGCCACTACTACAACTTCAAGAAATATCTCCTTCCTTGGTGAAAAGTGTCCTACCAATCCAACAAATGCAACCCTATTTGATTTTGGAATGTTTAGTAGTGCCCTCGAGTCTGGTACCACGCGGTCAATGAACATTCCACCAAAGATCATTTACTCTATTTGGTGGGCTCTGCGAAATTTAAG TTCTTTTGGTCAGAATCTTCAAACGAGTACTTATGCGTGGGAAAACGGACTTGCAATTCTTATTTGTGTCATGGGTTTGCTACTGTTTCTACACCTTCTTGGGAATGTGCAG GTTCCTTTGCTTCATAATTTGGATGAACAAGTATTGCAAGCAGTATGTGGGAACCTTAAGCAAGTAATGTATGCCGAGGATAGTTTTATTGTCCGAGAAGGGGAGCCACTTGATAAGATGTTATTCATCACACAAGGCATTGCATGGATCTACTCATCGTCGTCTAGCAACACTGGAGGCAATGGATGTCTTCAGAAAAGCGACTTCTATGGCGAACAACTTCTAAGTTGGGCAATAAAATCCTCCTCGTTTTCTGATATTCCCATCTCGACCAGAACTGTTAAGTCCCACACCAAAGTTGAAGCCTTTGCTCTCATTGCCGTCGACGTGAAGTGTGTAGTCTCTAGACTCTGGTGGCATTTCAGCAAGGAGATGTCCAACTCGGAGGATCCTAGGCCGGAGCAATGGGAGCTCTTAGCAGCTTCTTCCATACAAGCGACTTGGCGCAGCCGTCAGGCAAGGAAAGTCGGAAGACTATAA
- the LOC103421395 gene encoding cyclic nucleotide-gated ion channel 1-like isoform X2 — MAAPTVALDIENWTRGTESTAGSQNNSIGRQLTNYFRTDGGRSRSSTKTGKGATVKEILDPRGRFGVIWSKMFVISCAIAVSLDPFFFYIPVVVEEKKCIRKDTSLRTVALLLRSLTDMTFMIHILHEVRVTSTNTTAVAISILVDFLAILPIPQVAILLFFLDLNGFEYFYKRSKILNAFLLLQYLPKVYRIHLTSKKLKPNTGKWAKGAFNFFLYILASHITGAFWYFYSIQREISCWHRACMHHPTTPACMSTYLCDGATTTTSRNISFLGEKCPTNPTNATLFDFGMFSSALESGTTRSMNIPPKIIYSIWWALRNLSSFGQNLQTSTYAWENGLAILICVMGLLLFLHLLGNVQTFIQLATMKSEEKRLNSVLSMKTQRKRVDIHMWMDKNGIRDKHMKTGIMKNIEQILKGNKDVDMEHLFSMLQWRVRKSIKHHLCMDTIKKVPLLHNLDEQVLQAVCGNLKQVMYAEDSFIVREGEPLDKMLFITQGIAWIYSSSSSNTGGNGCLQKSDFYGEQLLSWAIKSSSFSDIPISTRTVKSHTKVEAFALIAVDVKCVVSRLWWHFSKEMSNSEDPRPEQWELLAASSIQATWRSRQARKVGRL, encoded by the exons ATGGCTGCCCCCACAGTGGCTTTAGATATTGAGAACTGGACACGGGGAACTGAGAG CACTGCAGGTTCTCAAAATAACAGCATCGGGAGACAATTAACTAATTACTTTAGAACAGATGGAGGACGTTCACGTTCATCAACCAAGACGGGAAAAGGGGCAACCGTGAAGGAAATTCTTGATCCACGGGGGCGCTTCGGCGTAATATGGTCTAAGATGTTTGTGATTTCATGTGCGATTGCAGTCTCGCTCGATCCTTTCTTCTTTTACATTCCGGTCGTTGTTGAGGAGAAGAAATGCATACGGAAGGACACGAGTTTGAGGACTGTAGCTCTCCTCTTACGTTCACTCACGGATATGACTTTCATGATACATATTTTACATGAAGTTCGTGTTACTAGTACCAACACTACTGCTGTGGCCATCTCCATCTTAGTTGACTTTCTCGCCATTCTTCCCATCCCACAG GTGGCAATATTGTTGTTCTTTCTAGATCTGAATGGCTTTGAGTATTTTTACAAAAGGAGTAAGATTTTGAATGCGTTTCTTCTCCTTCAATATCTACCAAAGGTGTATCGGATTCACTTGACCTCTAAGAAACTTAAGCCAAACACTGGAAAATGGGCTAAAGGGGCATTCAATTTCTTTCTCTACATTCTTGCTAGTCAT ATAACAGGAGCCTTTTGGTACTTCTATTCTATTCAACGAGAGATATCATGTTGGCATCGTGCTTGTATGCATCATCCTACAACTCCAGCATGCATGTCTACATATTTATGTGATGGTGCCACTACTACAACTTCAAGAAATATCTCCTTCCTTGGTGAAAAGTGTCCTACCAATCCAACAAATGCAACCCTATTTGATTTTGGAATGTTTAGTAGTGCCCTCGAGTCTGGTACCACGCGGTCAATGAACATTCCACCAAAGATCATTTACTCTATTTGGTGGGCTCTGCGAAATTTAAG TTCTTTTGGTCAGAATCTTCAAACGAGTACTTATGCGTGGGAAAACGGACTTGCAATTCTTATTTGTGTCATGGGTTTGCTACTGTTTCTACACCTTCTTGGGAATGTGCAG ACATTCATTCAGTTGGCAACTATGAAATCAGAGGAAAAAAGACTAAATTCAGTGTTATCTATGAAGACGCAAAGGAAAAGGGTAGATATACATATGTGGATGGACAAAAATGGTATCCGTGATAAGCATATGAAGACAGGAATCATGAAAAACATAGAACAAATATTGAAAGGAAACAAAGATGTTGATATGGAGCACTTATTCTCTATGCTACAATGGCGTGTCAGAAAATCCATAAAGCACCATCTCTGCATGGATACGATTAAGAAA GTTCCTTTGCTTCATAATTTGGATGAACAAGTATTGCAAGCAGTATGTGGGAACCTTAAGCAAGTAATGTATGCCGAGGATAGTTTTATTGTCCGAGAAGGGGAGCCACTTGATAAGATGTTATTCATCACACAAGGCATTGCATGGATCTACTCATCGTCGTCTAGCAACACTGGAGGCAATGGATGTCTTCAGAAAAGCGACTTCTATGGCGAACAACTTCTAAGTTGGGCAATAAAATCCTCCTCGTTTTCTGATATTCCCATCTCGACCAGAACTGTTAAGTCCCACACCAAAGTTGAAGCCTTTGCTCTCATTGCCGTCGACGTGAAGTGTGTAGTCTCTAGACTCTGGTGGCATTTCAGCAAGGAGATGTCCAACTCGGAGGATCCTAGGCCGGAGCAATGGGAGCTCTTAGCAGCTTCTTCCATACAAGCGACTTGGCGCAGCCGTCAGGCAAGGAAAGTCGGAAGACTATAA
- the LOC103421395 gene encoding cyclic nucleotide-gated ion channel 1-like isoform X3: MFVISCAIAVSLDPFFFYIPVVVEEKKCIRKDTSLRTVALLLRSLTDMTFMIHILHEVRVTSTNTTAVAISILVDFLAILPIPQVAILLFFLDLNGFEYFYKRSKILNAFLLLQYLPKVYRIHLTSKKLKPNTGKWAKGAFNFFLYILASHITGAFWYFYSIQREISCWHRACMHHPTTPACMSTYLCDGATTTTSRNISFLGEKCPTNPTNATLFDFGMFSSALESGTTRSMNIPPKIIYSIWWALRNLSSFGQNLQTSTYAWENGLAILICVMGLLLFLHLLGNVQTFIQLATMKSEEKRLNSVLSMKTQRKRVDIHMWMDKNGIRDKHMKTGIMKNIEQILKGNKDVDMEHLFSMLQWRVRKSIKHHLCMDTIKKVPLLHNLDEQVLQAVCGNLKQVMYAEDSFIVREGEPLDKMLFITQGIAWIYSSSSSNTGGNGCLQKSDFYGEQLLSWAIKSSSFSDIPISTRTVKSHTKVEAFALIAVDVKCVVSRLWWHFSKEMSNSEDPRPEQWELLAASSIQATWRSRQARKVGRL, translated from the exons ATGTTTGTGATTTCATGTGCGATTGCAGTCTCGCTCGATCCTTTCTTCTTTTACATTCCGGTCGTTGTTGAGGAGAAGAAATGCATACGGAAGGACACGAGTTTGAGGACTGTAGCTCTCCTCTTACGTTCACTCACGGATATGACTTTCATGATACATATTTTACATGAAGTTCGTGTTACTAGTACCAACACTACTGCTGTGGCCATCTCCATCTTAGTTGACTTTCTCGCCATTCTTCCCATCCCACAG GTGGCAATATTGTTGTTCTTTCTAGATCTGAATGGCTTTGAGTATTTTTACAAAAGGAGTAAGATTTTGAATGCGTTTCTTCTCCTTCAATATCTACCAAAGGTGTATCGGATTCACTTGACCTCTAAGAAACTTAAGCCAAACACTGGAAAATGGGCTAAAGGGGCATTCAATTTCTTTCTCTACATTCTTGCTAGTCAT ATAACAGGAGCCTTTTGGTACTTCTATTCTATTCAACGAGAGATATCATGTTGGCATCGTGCTTGTATGCATCATCCTACAACTCCAGCATGCATGTCTACATATTTATGTGATGGTGCCACTACTACAACTTCAAGAAATATCTCCTTCCTTGGTGAAAAGTGTCCTACCAATCCAACAAATGCAACCCTATTTGATTTTGGAATGTTTAGTAGTGCCCTCGAGTCTGGTACCACGCGGTCAATGAACATTCCACCAAAGATCATTTACTCTATTTGGTGGGCTCTGCGAAATTTAAG TTCTTTTGGTCAGAATCTTCAAACGAGTACTTATGCGTGGGAAAACGGACTTGCAATTCTTATTTGTGTCATGGGTTTGCTACTGTTTCTACACCTTCTTGGGAATGTGCAG ACATTCATTCAGTTGGCAACTATGAAATCAGAGGAAAAAAGACTAAATTCAGTGTTATCTATGAAGACGCAAAGGAAAAGGGTAGATATACATATGTGGATGGACAAAAATGGTATCCGTGATAAGCATATGAAGACAGGAATCATGAAAAACATAGAACAAATATTGAAAGGAAACAAAGATGTTGATATGGAGCACTTATTCTCTATGCTACAATGGCGTGTCAGAAAATCCATAAAGCACCATCTCTGCATGGATACGATTAAGAAA GTTCCTTTGCTTCATAATTTGGATGAACAAGTATTGCAAGCAGTATGTGGGAACCTTAAGCAAGTAATGTATGCCGAGGATAGTTTTATTGTCCGAGAAGGGGAGCCACTTGATAAGATGTTATTCATCACACAAGGCATTGCATGGATCTACTCATCGTCGTCTAGCAACACTGGAGGCAATGGATGTCTTCAGAAAAGCGACTTCTATGGCGAACAACTTCTAAGTTGGGCAATAAAATCCTCCTCGTTTTCTGATATTCCCATCTCGACCAGAACTGTTAAGTCCCACACCAAAGTTGAAGCCTTTGCTCTCATTGCCGTCGACGTGAAGTGTGTAGTCTCTAGACTCTGGTGGCATTTCAGCAAGGAGATGTCCAACTCGGAGGATCCTAGGCCGGAGCAATGGGAGCTCTTAGCAGCTTCTTCCATACAAGCGACTTGGCGCAGCCGTCAGGCAAGGAAAGTCGGAAGACTATAA